The genomic region GATCAATGACCGACCCATATCGTCACGAAGCCGCCCGAAGACCGACTGAAGACGTTTCAAACGGCACAAAGCCCGGCAGTGCTTCAATACGTTTCAGCCAAGCAAGGACATGCGTGTAGGGATCAAGCGCGACATTGCCTTCGGGGGCGTTGGCGATATAGCTGTAAAGTGCGATGTCGGCGGCGGTCGGACGATCAAGCGTAATCCAGTCGCGGTTTGACAGGCGATCATCGATCAGTTTTAGCACGCCATGCGCACGGGCAATGACATCGTTTGCATCAAACTTGGCACTAAACAACGTCAACAGACGTGCTGCACACGGGCCGTAAGCAATTTCACCCGCTGCAACCGAAAGCCAGCGCTGAACCTGTGCCAGATCCGCTGCATCTTCGGGGAGCCAGTTGGTCGCACCGATCTTTTTGGCGGCATAGACCATGATTGCGATGGAATCCGCGATGACAAGGTCGCCATCTTCAAGCACGGGAACCTGCCCAAACGGGTTCAGTTCAAGGAATTTCGGGGACTTGTGTTCACCATTGACCATGTCGACATGAACCAGTTCGTGATCAATGCCAAGCAGGCTAAGGAAAAGGTGCGCGCGATGGGCGTGTCCCGACAGCGCGAAATAATGCAATTTCATGAAACATCCTCCGAGTTAGTGGTTCGCATGGGGCGAAAACAGAGGATATTGTGATTGTTTCTATTTAATGATGGAATTCCGTTATTTGGAAATTTAGTATTCCGATAAATGAAATAATTAAGGCGCGTAAGGTGGACCGTTTCGAAGCAATGAATGTGTTTGTGCATGTGGTCGAGGAGCGCAGCTTCGCCGCTGCTGCCCGCGCATTGCGTCAAAGTCCACCTGCGGTCACGCGCGCGGTCGCGTATCTGGAGGATGTAACAGGCGCACGCCTTCTGACGCGGACAACCCGGTCGGTCACGGTGACAGAGCCCGGTGCACGGTATTATGCAGACTGCAAAAGGTTGCTGGCCGACCTTAAAGAAGTCGAAGCCGCCGCCGGTGGGGCCTATGCCAAACCAAGCGGGATGTTGACCATCACCGCCCCGGTTCAGTTCGGACAGATGCATGTCGCCCCGATTGTTGGCGCATATCTGGATGAATATCCCGACATGCACGCACGGCTGCTGCTGTTTGATCGCATCGTCAATATCGTCGAGGAAGGCATCGACCTTGCCGTGCGCATTGGTGATCTTGCCGACTCATCGTTAACTGCCATGCGGGTCGGAGAGGTCAGCCAGATCCTTTGCGCATCTCCGGATTACATTGCGAGATTTGGAACGCCGCAAACACCCGCTGATCTTGGTGCCCATCGCCTCATTGCCACCACCGGATCGTCCGCGCGGCTTGATTGGCAATTCAGATCCCCGGATGGTGGGCGCAAGATCGGCTTTTCCCCGGATGCCAGATGGCAAACCAATTCGATTGAGGCCGCACGAAATGCCGCCCTTGATGGTTGGGGAATTGTGCGCATGCTGTCCTATCAGGCGGCCCCCTATCTTGCGGATGGGCGATTGGTGGCCGTGCTTGGCGATTATGATCCCGATCCGGTGCCAATCCATCTGGTCCATCCCGAGGGCCGCCATGCCCCGGCAAAGGTCAGGGCGTTTATTGATCTGGCAGCGGACACCTTACGGAAAAATCCGTTATTTGATTTTGGCTAATTCAATCCTTGCGTGTGTTATGCTGCCGGTTCTTCAAGGTGATCGTGGGTAGCATCGCAGATGATCGAATGGGTCCGCACCGTCGCAACCATGGGCGTTAACGCCATTTTACCACCGCGTTGCGGGGGCTGTGACGATGTGACCGATACCACCCATGCGGTCTGTGCCGCGTGTTGGGCGGGTTTAAGGTTTATCACGGCCCCGCTATGTGTCTGTTGCGGCTATCCGTTCGAGCTTGATGATAGCGCTAACATCGGCGGTGACCCTGATGAAAGCGGACAGATTTTGTGTGGTAATTGTCTGCAGAAGAAACCGGCCTTTGATCAGGCACGGGCGGCGCTGGTGTATGATGATCACAGCCGTGAATACCTGTTGCGGTTCAAGCATGCGGATCGCGGCGACCTGACGCCGCTTCTTGCGCGCTGGGTCTATCAGGCGGGCAGGGGGATCTGGGATCAGGCCGATCTGATCGTGCCGGTGCCGCTGCATCGAAGACGGCTTTTGAAACGGCGCTATAACCAGTCGGGCCTGTTGGCAGCAAAGCTTTCGCGCGTGACAGGCGTGCCTTGGGACGGACTGGTTTTGGCCCGTCAGCGCAATACAAGAAGCCTTGGCGGGCTTGGGCCGTCTTCACGCAAACGCGAAGTTGGCGGGGCATTTGTTGTCGACGAAGCGCGCGCTCAGAAACGTAATCTTGCCGGCGCGCGGGTTGTTTTGGTTGACGATGTTCTGACCACCGGGGCGACGGCCAATGCCTGTGTTCGGGCGTTAAAGCAATCAGGCGTTATGCACGTATCTGTGATCACGGTTGCACGTGTCGTGCGATGACGCGCTGCAAGATTTCTGTTATATAGCCGTCATCTGACTGAAATTCCGCACCGTATCAGACGCAGTGGACCCGATAATCCGGGGCATTCGCGATGATCGGTTGCCAAAGAAAGGATGACTGCCTCATGGCAAAAGTTGAAGTCTATGCCACCGAATGGTGCCCGTATTGCAAGCGTGCGCGTAAGCTGCTTGAGGAAAAGGGTGCCAAATACCAGCTGATCGATGTGATGATGGAACCGCGTCGCAAAAAGGAAATGATGGACCGTGCCAATGGCCGTCATACCGTGCCGCAGATTTTCATCAATGACGAACATATTGGCGGCTGTGACGAGCTGATGGCGCTGGAAGCTGCTGACAAGCTCGAAGCCACACTGTCTGCCTGATCGGCAATTGGCTGATTAACGGCAATAGTCATACAAAACCCCGGCCAGTTTGGCCGGGGTTTTTATTTGTCTGATGATTGTGATGTTAGCCGAAGGTGGTTTCCATTTCCTTGCGGAAGGCAATTGCCGGGTCCTTGGCATCAAATTCGACATCGTCCCAGGTCAGGGTTTGATCCATGGCAACAGGTCGTTTGATTTTCAAATGGTGCGCAAGCCCGATCGGAAGCGCATTGCGTGACTTTGACGTCAGGGCAGGCATCAGTTTGCCGTAAACCGTATATCCGCCTTCACCATCAAGCATCTCACCGGGTTTAAGATCGCGTTTGGCGGTGGCAACCGCATCGCCCGACCAGGCGCGTGAGGTGCCGGTGGCTTCGCCGCGCAGGGCGGCTGAGGCCACCGAAATGCCAAGTTCCAACCCGATCAGGTGATAGGGCTTGTACATGGTCGAATATTGC from Thalassospira indica harbors:
- a CDS encoding ComF family protein; this encodes MIEWVRTVATMGVNAILPPRCGGCDDVTDTTHAVCAACWAGLRFITAPLCVCCGYPFELDDSANIGGDPDESGQILCGNCLQKKPAFDQARAALVYDDHSREYLLRFKHADRGDLTPLLARWVYQAGRGIWDQADLIVPVPLHRRRLLKRRYNQSGLLAAKLSRVTGVPWDGLVLARQRNTRSLGGLGPSSRKREVGGAFVVDEARAQKRNLAGARVVLVDDVLTTGATANACVRALKQSGVMHVSVITVARVVR
- a CDS encoding LysR family transcriptional regulator gives rise to the protein MDRFEAMNVFVHVVEERSFAAAARALRQSPPAVTRAVAYLEDVTGARLLTRTTRSVTVTEPGARYYADCKRLLADLKEVEAAAGGAYAKPSGMLTITAPVQFGQMHVAPIVGAYLDEYPDMHARLLLFDRIVNIVEEGIDLAVRIGDLADSSLTAMRVGEVSQILCASPDYIARFGTPQTPADLGAHRLIATTGSSARLDWQFRSPDGGRKIGFSPDARWQTNSIEAARNAALDGWGIVRMLSYQAAPYLADGRLVAVLGDYDPDPVPIHLVHPEGRHAPAKVRAFIDLAADTLRKNPLFDFG
- the grxC gene encoding glutaredoxin 3 yields the protein MAKVEVYATEWCPYCKRARKLLEEKGAKYQLIDVMMEPRRKKEMMDRANGRHTVPQIFINDEHIGGCDELMALEAADKLEATLSA
- a CDS encoding glutathione S-transferase family protein, which produces MKLHYFALSGHAHRAHLFLSLLGIDHELVHVDMVNGEHKSPKFLELNPFGQVPVLEDGDLVIADSIAIMVYAAKKIGATNWLPEDAADLAQVQRWLSVAAGEIAYGPCAARLLTLFSAKFDANDVIARAHGVLKLIDDRLSNRDWITLDRPTAADIALYSYIANAPEGNVALDPYTHVLAWLKRIEALPGFVPFETSSVGLRAAS